In one Neobacillus sp. WH10 genomic region, the following are encoded:
- a CDS encoding MltR family transcriptional regulator yields MEENIFEKYTKNSKYRAYRKEFEKEISNNSDRGIVLICGSIIDSMLSELLKAFLIKSDRIDKEVLNNNGILGTFDSKIKIAYYLGLLSIEERRNLELLQKVRNKFAHIALNISFEDNDVSNICSNFRIPKNGFLPQDMHFQEPSDDLPKVDLNPLKKNTPTKEKFIIVFRYLFTILGDRIAVNKIEKRKEFNVTITADVLIENQINAYNRLLLRNEEVIKTIEKELNDSLKQIDKLEILKTSFIEKEAMSEIENTEKLLKKAQKTKEAYNEILEGAIKDNELLKQFAIHYLPKQEYSLKVIQNSMK; encoded by the coding sequence ATGGAAGAAAATATTTTTGAAAAATATACGAAGAATAGTAAATACCGTGCCTATCGAAAGGAATTTGAAAAAGAAATTTCTAATAATAGTGATCGAGGAATTGTTTTAATATGTGGATCTATTATAGATAGTATGTTAAGTGAATTACTAAAGGCATTTTTAATTAAGTCAGATAGAATAGATAAGGAAGTTTTAAATAACAATGGTATTCTTGGTACTTTTGATTCAAAAATAAAAATTGCATACTATTTAGGTTTATTATCTATTGAAGAAAGACGAAATCTGGAACTACTTCAAAAGGTAAGAAATAAATTTGCGCACATAGCTCTAAACATTTCCTTTGAAGATAATGATGTATCAAATATTTGTTCAAATTTTAGGATTCCGAAAAATGGTTTCTTGCCCCAAGATATGCATTTTCAGGAACCCAGTGACGATTTACCAAAAGTAGATTTGAATCCATTGAAAAAAAATACACCAACAAAAGAAAAATTTATTATTGTGTTCAGATATTTATTTACCATTCTAGGTGATCGTATCGCCGTAAATAAAATTGAAAAAAGAAAAGAATTTAACGTGACCATAACTGCAGATGTCCTTATTGAAAATCAAATAAATGCATATAACAGACTTTTGCTTAGAAATGAAGAAGTAATAAAAACAATAGAAAAAGAATTAAATGATTCTTTAAAGCAAATAGATAAGCTTGAGATATTAAAAACAAGTTTTATAGAGAAAGAGGCTATGTCTGAAATTGAAAATACTGAAAAGTTATTGAAAAAAGCACAAAAAACCAAAGAAGCATATAACGAGATTCTTGAAGGAGCTATTAAAGATAATGAGTTGTTAAAGCAATTTGCTATTCATTATTTACCCAAACAAGAATATAGCTTGAAAGTAATTCAGAATTCGATGAAATGA
- a CDS encoding ArpU family phage packaging/lysis transcriptional regulator has product MNMQLSFFPDVDEKHVSSVVVKELKKYKALKVRQQNKKELTDKGIAGDIFPKVMDNDLENELKVIQMERALDNSLDHLERKIIEMKYLSPESQNDINIYMELGLQKTPYYEKKKTAIFMIASSLGII; this is encoded by the coding sequence ATGAATATGCAATTGTCTTTCTTTCCAGATGTAGATGAAAAACACGTTAGCTCAGTAGTCGTTAAAGAACTAAAAAAATACAAGGCCTTAAAAGTACGACAGCAAAACAAGAAAGAATTGACTGACAAAGGTATTGCTGGCGACATCTTTCCAAAGGTGATGGATAACGACTTAGAAAATGAGTTGAAAGTCATCCAAATGGAAAGAGCCCTTGATAATAGCTTGGATCACCTGGAAAGAAAAATTATCGAAATGAAGTACCTCAGCCCAGAAAGTCAGAATGATATTAATATATACATGGAGCTGGGGCTGCAGAAAACACCATATTACGAAAAAAAGAAAACAGCTATATTTATGATCGCCTCTTCGTTGGGAATAATTTAG
- a CDS encoding ERCC4 domain-containing protein, whose product MNTIHYKFTDKELKTLLDSLVIIVDTREQKNQHILEYFRKKNVPFKLRTMKTGDYSAMIPANTELGLTRDLYFSAAIERKNGIDELVESIKDRSRFENELIRSTKHPFRMIVEDLQGYEKILTGNYRSKYEPKSLLGSLKTFENRYNFTTVFLDPKTSGNYILHHFLYFAREQLKGGIN is encoded by the coding sequence ATGAATACAATCCATTATAAATTTACAGACAAAGAATTAAAAACATTGCTTGATAGTTTAGTAATCATTGTGGATACCAGGGAGCAAAAGAACCAGCATATCCTAGAGTATTTCCGGAAAAAGAATGTTCCTTTCAAGCTTAGAACGATGAAAACAGGCGACTATTCAGCAATGATTCCAGCGAATACAGAACTTGGCTTAACCCGTGATTTATATTTTTCAGCTGCCATTGAAAGGAAAAATGGGATTGACGAACTTGTGGAAAGTATAAAAGACCGCAGCCGTTTTGAAAATGAGTTAATTAGGAGTACCAAGCATCCTTTCCGTATGATTGTGGAAGATCTCCAAGGATATGAAAAAATTCTTACTGGCAATTATAGGAGCAAGTATGAACCAAAGTCATTGCTGGGTAGTCTTAAAACTTTTGAAAATCGATACAACTTTACAACTGTCTTTCTTGATCCAAAAACATCAGGTAATTATATTCTGCATCATTTTTTGTACTTTGCTAGGGAGCAGTTAAAGGGTGGCATTAATTAG